A stretch of Crossiella cryophila DNA encodes these proteins:
- a CDS encoding MFS transporter, which yields MTTPPPAELRDCFGRDYRVGPSAELLTGRSRSWQLAPPLAAMAAAGVLQYSFGALAPALSALHGWPVSQTFWLLALWITAQAGVGLPVAYLRERGVLGPRALLWLGAAMCLLGPVALGRAPGFSGALLGFSLLGGAGAGLVYAVSASTVAKWFPDRSAVRVSLVTGAFAMGAIPFLLLVLPTVSATNLVPTLDRTGLVLGLVIAVAGVFFRDPPSNWWPPQVDPRAWALSRRRGPGSANLPAVRDYSPGEAVRIGALPALAVILFCASAVTLFTVAAFAGFAATLDLSPPVIGAATALLVAGNGVARAVVLRVSDRIGRARTLAATLTVLALSQAALAASARDQSLPLLLAAAVLAGAGGACYPLVASLVREYFGDRRHGEIHAVVYSAKAFGGIAGVGLTAAAVPTMGYPALFLLAGALALGSALLCRLLRQPGRIPLLWTTQRVR from the coding sequence ATGACCACTCCCCCACCCGCCGAGCTGCGTGACTGCTTCGGCCGCGACTACCGGGTCGGCCCCAGCGCGGAGCTGCTGACCGGCCGGTCCCGCTCCTGGCAACTGGCGCCGCCGCTGGCCGCGATGGCCGCGGCCGGTGTGCTCCAGTACTCCTTCGGCGCGCTGGCGCCCGCGCTGTCCGCACTGCACGGCTGGCCGGTCAGCCAGACCTTCTGGTTGCTGGCACTGTGGATCACCGCCCAGGCCGGGGTGGGTTTACCTGTTGCTTACCTGCGTGAGCGGGGTGTCCTCGGTCCTCGGGCGTTACTGTGGCTGGGCGCGGCGATGTGTCTGCTGGGTCCAGTGGCCCTCGGCCGTGCACCCGGCTTTTCCGGCGCCCTGCTGGGCTTCTCGCTCCTCGGCGGTGCGGGGGCCGGGCTGGTCTACGCGGTGAGCGCGTCCACGGTGGCCAAGTGGTTCCCGGATCGCTCGGCCGTGCGGGTCAGCCTGGTCACCGGCGCGTTCGCCATGGGCGCCATCCCGTTCCTGCTGCTCGTGCTGCCGACCGTCTCCGCCACGAACCTGGTGCCCACCCTGGACCGCACCGGCCTGGTACTGGGCCTGGTGATCGCCGTGGCCGGGGTGTTCTTCCGGGACCCGCCGTCAAACTGGTGGCCGCCGCAGGTGGATCCGCGGGCGTGGGCGCTGTCCCGCCGCCGCGGTCCCGGCTCGGCCAACCTCCCGGCGGTCCGCGACTACTCACCGGGAGAGGCGGTGCGCATCGGCGCGTTGCCCGCGCTCGCGGTGATCCTGTTCTGTGCCAGCGCGGTCACCCTGTTCACCGTGGCCGCCTTCGCCGGCTTCGCCGCCACCCTCGATCTGAGCCCGCCGGTGATCGGCGCGGCCACCGCGCTGCTGGTGGCCGGCAACGGGGTGGCGCGGGCGGTGGTGCTGCGGGTCTCCGACCGGATCGGCCGGGCCCGCACCCTGGCCGCCACCCTGACCGTGCTGGCACTGTCCCAGGCCGCGCTGGCGGCCAGTGCCAGGGATCAATCGCTGCCGTTGTTGCTGGCCGCGGCGGTACTCGCGGGCGCGGGCGGGGCGTGTTATCCGCTGGTGGCCAGTCTGGTCCGGGAGTACTTCGGTGACCGGCGACACGGCGAGATACACGCGGTGGTCTACAGCGCCAAGGCATTCGGCGGTATCGCCGGGGTCGGACTCACCGCCGCCGCTGTCCCCACAATGGGGTACCCGGCACTGTTCCTGCTGGCAGGAGCCCTGGCACTGGGTTCGGCGCTGTTGTGCAGGTTGCTGCGGCAACCGGGCCGAATCCCATTGCTCTGGACAACCCAGCGTGTCCGATGA
- the sucD gene encoding succinate--CoA ligase subunit alpha: MAIFLTEHSRVIVQGMTGAEGGKHTRRMLAAGTNVVGGVTPGKGGQSVDFDGVTVPVFGSVAEAMAGTGADVTVVFVPPRFAKAAVIEAVDAGIGLAVVITEGVPVHDTAVFWAHACAAGNKTRIIGPNCPGIISPGKSNAGIIPADISGPGKIGLVSKSGTLTYQMMYELRDFGFSTAVGIGGDPIIGTTHIDALQAFQDDPETAAIVMIGEIGGDAEERAAAYIAEHITKPVVGYVAGFTAPEGKTMGHAGAIVSGSSGTAAAKQEALEAAGVKVGKTPSEAARLMRECLDPITV, from the coding sequence ATGGCGATCTTCCTGACCGAGCACAGCCGGGTCATCGTGCAGGGCATGACCGGCGCCGAGGGCGGAAAGCACACCAGGCGGATGCTGGCCGCGGGCACGAACGTGGTCGGCGGCGTCACCCCTGGCAAGGGCGGCCAGTCCGTGGACTTCGACGGTGTCACCGTGCCGGTGTTCGGCTCGGTGGCCGAGGCGATGGCCGGGACCGGCGCGGACGTGACGGTGGTCTTCGTGCCGCCGCGCTTCGCCAAGGCCGCGGTGATCGAGGCCGTCGACGCGGGCATCGGCCTGGCGGTGGTGATCACCGAGGGCGTGCCCGTGCACGACACGGCCGTGTTCTGGGCCCATGCCTGCGCCGCGGGCAACAAGACCCGGATCATCGGCCCCAACTGCCCGGGGATCATCTCACCGGGCAAGTCCAACGCTGGCATCATCCCGGCCGACATCTCCGGCCCCGGCAAGATCGGTCTGGTGTCGAAGTCGGGCACCCTGACCTACCAGATGATGTACGAGCTGCGGGACTTCGGTTTCTCCACCGCGGTCGGCATCGGTGGCGACCCGATCATCGGCACCACCCACATCGACGCGCTGCAGGCCTTCCAGGACGACCCGGAGACCGCGGCGATCGTGATGATCGGTGAGATCGGCGGCGACGCCGAGGAGCGCGCGGCGGCCTACATCGCCGAGCACATCACCAAGCCGGTCGTGGGCTACGTGGCCGGGTTCACCGCGCCGGAGGGCAAGACGATGGGCCACGCGGGCGCCATCGTGTCGGGTTCGTCGGGCACCGCCGCGGCGAAGCAGGAGGCCCTGGAAGCGGCCGGGGTCAAGGTCGGCAAGACGCCGAGCGAGGCGGCCCGCCTGATGCGGGAGTGCCTCGACCCGATCACCGTGTGA
- a CDS encoding hydroxypyruvate isomerase family protein has protein sequence MTSPHLRFDVNLSILFTELPLLERFAAARSAGFDAVELWWPLPEAVPLQGELDAVRRAIEDAGVRLLGLNFAAGDMAAGERGLLSRPADVHLFRENVHVAVEFAGQLGCKTLNALYGNREPGLWPQEQDELAVANLTYAAQAAGRIGATVVVEALNSHENPVYPIISLASAYHVLDLVRANGSTNVAFLADLYHLSRMGEDLDTQIDRRGAEFGHVQIADAPGRGQPGTGGIDYEKVLARLLLAGYDGHIGLEYRPVGPSADSFGWLPRLRAAVESTVEGSA, from the coding sequence TTGACCAGTCCACACCTGCGTTTCGACGTCAACCTCTCCATCCTGTTCACCGAGCTGCCGCTGCTCGAACGCTTCGCCGCGGCCAGGTCCGCCGGTTTCGACGCGGTGGAGCTGTGGTGGCCGTTGCCCGAAGCCGTGCCGCTGCAAGGGGAACTGGACGCGGTGCGGCGTGCGATCGAGGACGCGGGCGTGCGCCTGCTCGGACTCAACTTCGCCGCCGGGGACATGGCGGCTGGGGAGCGCGGACTGCTCTCCCGCCCCGCCGACGTGCACCTGTTCCGGGAGAACGTGCACGTGGCCGTCGAGTTCGCCGGCCAGCTGGGCTGCAAGACGCTCAACGCCCTCTACGGCAACCGGGAACCCGGGTTGTGGCCGCAGGAGCAGGACGAGCTGGCCGTGGCCAACCTGACCTACGCCGCCCAGGCCGCGGGGCGGATCGGCGCGACCGTGGTGGTCGAGGCGCTGAACTCGCACGAGAACCCGGTCTACCCCATCATCTCGCTCGCCTCCGCCTACCACGTGCTGGATCTGGTGCGCGCGAACGGGTCGACCAACGTGGCCTTCCTGGCCGACCTGTACCACCTGAGCCGGATGGGTGAGGACCTGGACACCCAGATCGACCGGCGGGGTGCGGAGTTCGGTCATGTGCAGATCGCCGACGCCCCTGGCCGCGGCCAGCCGGGCACCGGCGGCATCGACTACGAGAAGGTGCTCGCCCGCCTGCTGCTCGCGGGTTATGACGGCCACATCGGCCTGGAGTACCGCCCCGTCGGCCCCAGTGCGGACAGCTTCGGCTGGCTGCCCAGACTCAGGGCCGCGGTGGAGTCCACTGTGGAGGGATCGGCATGA
- a CDS encoding Nramp family divalent metal transporter, giving the protein MDPSNTPSAGPTTSGGNDLAGGGSERVWRAGRLDPMPIRKLPDAPPSVHLIGPTVFLVALGVGMGESYMWPRLVLVFGPEIRWLFLIGVTLQAVVMLEMARYAMATGESIFAGAARVFKPIMWFFFIVAIAVYIWPGHLSAGMSALEKITGIPWQVSAIVGLVLVGVLFSLAKVIYNLLENVLAILIGLLVVSTAVVAALVGTWADLASTISGMFQFGYLPSEMFSQAWFPIVVGSIAFAGPSGMQQMWYTLHLRDSGAGMGAHIPQIKGLRASESGEAEQMPARGFMFDTADPDEMAKWKGWRRWVTFDALLLFWGVTMLVTVSFTVLAQTAARQNPNVKDLIAGGDRTAALDAMADAFSSLGGPALGTVFFGFIALIGLNATLGLFDSFSRGQADMTYFFVPGAKKIGMSRLYAGFLWGLILFGIIILLWGPAKGPAAILDVLAFLSAFAMGAYCVVLLLVNNKMLPKPIRPKWWTNAIIGFGAVFYLGMLFYSLIAYGVVLD; this is encoded by the coding sequence ATGGATCCTTCGAACACCCCGAGCGCGGGGCCGACCACCAGCGGGGGCAACGACCTCGCAGGCGGCGGCTCGGAACGCGTGTGGCGGGCCGGTCGGCTCGATCCGATGCCCATCCGGAAGTTGCCCGACGCGCCACCGTCGGTGCACCTGATCGGCCCCACGGTGTTCCTGGTGGCACTCGGGGTCGGCATGGGCGAGTCGTACATGTGGCCCCGCCTGGTCCTGGTCTTCGGACCGGAGATCCGGTGGTTGTTCCTCATCGGCGTCACCCTGCAGGCCGTGGTGATGCTGGAAATGGCCCGTTACGCCATGGCCACCGGCGAGAGCATCTTCGCCGGCGCGGCCAGGGTCTTCAAACCGATCATGTGGTTCTTCTTCATAGTCGCGATCGCGGTCTACATCTGGCCCGGACACCTCTCCGCTGGCATGTCCGCGCTGGAGAAGATCACCGGCATACCCTGGCAGGTAAGCGCGATCGTCGGCCTGGTACTGGTCGGCGTGTTGTTCAGCCTGGCCAAGGTGATCTACAACCTGCTGGAGAACGTGCTGGCCATCCTCATCGGACTCCTGGTGGTCAGTACCGCGGTGGTGGCGGCACTGGTCGGCACGTGGGCCGATCTGGCGAGCACGATCAGCGGCATGTTCCAGTTCGGCTATCTACCCAGCGAGATGTTCTCCCAGGCGTGGTTCCCGATCGTCGTGGGCTCCATCGCGTTCGCCGGACCCTCTGGCATGCAACAGATGTGGTACACGCTGCACCTGCGTGACTCCGGCGCCGGCATGGGCGCGCACATCCCGCAGATCAAGGGACTGCGCGCCTCCGAATCCGGCGAGGCCGAGCAGATGCCCGCCCGCGGGTTCATGTTCGACACCGCCGACCCGGATGAGATGGCCAAGTGGAAGGGCTGGCGGCGCTGGGTCACCTTCGACGCGCTGCTGCTGTTCTGGGGGGTGACCATGCTGGTCACCGTCTCCTTCACGGTGCTGGCCCAGACCGCGGCCAGACAGAACCCCAACGTGAAGGACCTCATCGCCGGCGGTGACCGCACCGCGGCGCTGGACGCGATGGCCGACGCCTTCTCCTCACTCGGCGGACCCGCGCTGGGCACGGTGTTCTTCGGGTTCATCGCGCTGATCGGGTTGAACGCCACCCTGGGCCTGTTCGACTCCTTCTCCCGCGGCCAGGCCGACATGACCTACTTCTTCGTGCCCGGCGCCAAGAAGATCGGCATGTCCCGGCTCTACGCGGGCTTCCTGTGGGGCCTGATCCTCTTCGGCATCATCATCCTGCTGTGGGGCCCGGCCAAGGGCCCGGCGGCGATCCTGGACGTGCTGGCGTTCCTCTCCGCCTTCGCCATGGGCGCCTACTGCGTGGTGCTGTTGCTGGTCAACAACAAGATGCTGCCCAAACCGATCCGGCCGAAGTGGTGGACCAACGCCATCATCGGCTTCGGCGCGGTGTTCTACCTGGGCATGCTGTTCTACTCCCTGATCGCCTACGGCGTGGTATTGGACTGA
- a CDS encoding 2-hydroxy-3-oxopropionate reductase, translated as MTAVGFIGLGIMGAPMAVNLVRAGHRVIGHDVFGTGPARLAEAGGETADSIAEVLATAEVLITMLPDSPQVEQVVLGAGGVFEHAKPGLLYADMSSIRPETSRRVAELGATAGIRVLDAPVSGGEKGAVDGTLSIMAGGAAEDFAAARPLFEVLGGTIVHVGQSGAGQTVKAANQLVVGGTYALIAEAIVLLEAAGVDADLGLDVLAGGLAGSRILEIKRKSMVAREFAPGFRIDLHHKDMGIVLAEARAAEVALPVTGVTAALIAAARGQGYGALDHSALLKVIENLSGRGSTTR; from the coding sequence ATGACCGCTGTCGGATTCATCGGCCTGGGCATCATGGGCGCCCCGATGGCCGTCAACCTGGTGCGCGCGGGCCACCGGGTGATCGGCCACGACGTGTTCGGCACCGGACCGGCCCGGCTGGCCGAGGCCGGCGGGGAGACTGCGGACAGCATCGCCGAGGTGCTGGCCACCGCCGAGGTGCTGATCACCATGCTGCCGGACTCCCCGCAGGTGGAGCAGGTGGTCCTGGGTGCGGGCGGGGTGTTCGAGCATGCCAAGCCCGGACTGCTCTACGCCGACATGAGTTCCATCCGCCCCGAGACCTCCCGCCGGGTCGCCGAACTCGGTGCCACCGCGGGGATCCGGGTGCTCGACGCCCCGGTCAGCGGCGGCGAGAAGGGTGCGGTGGACGGCACGCTGTCCATCATGGCCGGCGGCGCGGCCGAGGACTTCGCCGCGGCCCGGCCGCTGTTCGAGGTCCTCGGCGGCACCATCGTCCACGTTGGACAGTCCGGCGCCGGGCAGACGGTGAAGGCGGCCAACCAGCTGGTGGTCGGCGGCACCTACGCGCTCATCGCCGAGGCCATCGTGCTGCTGGAAGCCGCGGGCGTGGACGCGGACCTCGGTCTGGACGTGCTCGCGGGCGGACTGGCCGGCAGCCGGATCCTGGAGATCAAACGCAAGTCCATGGTGGCCCGCGAGTTCGCCCCCGGCTTCCGGATCGACCTGCACCACAAGGACATGGGCATCGTGCTCGCCGAAGCGCGCGCCGCCGAGGTGGCCCTGCCGGTCACCGGGGTCACCGCGGCGCTGATCGCGGCGGCCCGAGGCCAGGGCTACGGCGCCCTGGACCACTCGGCTCTGTTGAAGGTGATCGAGAACCTCTCCGGACGAGGGAGCACCACGAGATGA
- a CDS encoding GntR family transcriptional regulator, producing the protein MSELSQGTAARRIDRPVPLRERVFEALLDLIITGSLAPGQHLVEGELAEMLGVSRQPVREALQWLNNEGWVDLVPGYGAFVHVPTEQEADQLLAVRTLLETESARLAALNADKDGVARLREICQQGEAAVLADDVDGAVAANAALHRYVTELSGNKVLLELAAQVDRRVRWFYTPVARQRGKQSWREHRKLISAISTGDAERAAEIMREHTDRTRQSYLEARQSAPAETPAPEVPLRRRRRTVARTAPVKP; encoded by the coding sequence ATGTCGGAGCTGTCGCAGGGTACGGCCGCACGCCGGATCGATCGGCCGGTCCCCTTGCGGGAGCGGGTCTTCGAGGCCCTGCTCGACCTCATCATCACCGGCAGCCTCGCCCCGGGTCAGCACCTGGTCGAGGGCGAGCTGGCGGAGATGCTGGGTGTCTCCCGGCAGCCGGTGCGCGAGGCGCTCCAGTGGCTCAACAACGAGGGCTGGGTCGATCTGGTGCCCGGGTACGGCGCGTTCGTGCACGTGCCCACCGAGCAGGAGGCGGACCAGCTGCTCGCCGTACGCACCCTGCTGGAGACCGAATCGGCCCGGCTGGCCGCACTGAACGCGGACAAGGACGGGGTGGCCCGGCTGCGCGAGATCTGCCAGCAGGGCGAGGCCGCGGTGCTGGCCGACGACGTGGACGGGGCGGTGGCCGCCAACGCGGCCCTGCACCGCTATGTCACCGAACTCTCCGGCAACAAGGTGCTGCTCGAACTGGCCGCGCAGGTCGACCGCCGGGTCCGCTGGTTCTACACCCCGGTCGCCCGCCAGCGCGGCAAGCAGTCCTGGCGGGAGCACCGCAAGCTGATCAGCGCGATCTCCACCGGCGACGCCGAGCGGGCCGCGGAGATCATGCGCGAGCACACCGACCGCACCCGGCAGTCCTATCTGGAGGCCAGGCAGAGCGCGCCAGCGGAGACGCCCGCGCCGGAGGTGCCGTTGCGGCGCCGCCGTCGCACGGTGGCCCGCACCGCGCCCGTCAAGCCCTAG
- a CDS encoding TerC family protein — protein sequence MTFSMWVWIATVGGLGAIVAFDFYLAARNPRDPSFKESVGWTVAYVTLAVLFGLGVLWLAGPRYGGEFFAGWITEYSLSVDNLFVFMLIMSRFAVPKLYRQKVLLVGIVIALLMRAVFIAVGAEAVSRFNWLFYVFGAFLIFTAWKLLRQDPNAEEEFSENVVLRTVKKFAPTTDDYVGAKMVTRINGRRMVTPMLIVMVAIGTTDLLFALDSIPAIFGLTREPYLVFTANAFALMGLRQLFFLIGGLLDRLVYLSVGLAVILAFIGVKLVLEAMHGSGVPWAPTISIQLSLSFIVGTLAVTIIASVIKSRRTERAAAAAAAPEPVRTAQASSSTAALDETGTG from the coding sequence ATGACCTTCTCCATGTGGGTCTGGATCGCCACCGTGGGTGGTCTGGGCGCGATCGTCGCGTTCGACTTCTACCTGGCGGCCCGCAACCCTAGGGATCCCTCGTTCAAGGAAAGTGTGGGCTGGACCGTCGCCTACGTCACCCTGGCCGTCCTTTTCGGACTCGGGGTGCTGTGGCTGGCCGGTCCGCGCTACGGCGGGGAGTTCTTCGCCGGCTGGATCACCGAGTACTCGCTGTCGGTGGACAACCTGTTCGTGTTCATGCTGATCATGAGCAGGTTCGCGGTGCCCAAGCTGTACCGGCAGAAGGTGTTGCTGGTGGGCATCGTGATCGCGTTGCTGATGCGCGCGGTGTTCATCGCGGTGGGCGCGGAAGCGGTGTCCCGGTTCAACTGGCTGTTCTACGTCTTCGGCGCCTTCCTGATCTTCACGGCGTGGAAGCTGCTCCGGCAGGACCCGAACGCGGAGGAGGAGTTCTCCGAGAACGTCGTCCTGCGCACGGTGAAGAAGTTCGCCCCCACCACCGACGACTACGTCGGCGCGAAGATGGTGACCCGGATCAACGGGCGGCGGATGGTGACGCCGATGCTCATCGTGATGGTCGCGATCGGCACCACCGACCTGTTGTTCGCACTGGACTCGATCCCGGCGATCTTCGGGCTGACCAGGGAGCCATACCTGGTCTTCACCGCCAACGCGTTCGCGCTGATGGGGTTGCGCCAGTTGTTCTTCCTGATCGGCGGCCTGCTCGACCGGCTGGTCTACCTCTCGGTCGGGCTGGCCGTGATCCTGGCGTTCATCGGGGTGAAACTGGTGCTGGAGGCCATGCACGGCTCCGGCGTCCCGTGGGCGCCGACCATCTCCATCCAGCTGTCGCTGTCCTTCATTGTGGGGACACTGGCGGTGACCATCATTGCTAGTGTGATCAAATCCAGGCGGACCGAACGAGCCGCTGCCGCCGCTGCGGCACCGGAACCCGTGCGGACCGCTCAGGCCTCGTCCAGCACAGCGGCGCTGGACGAGACCGGGACCGGATGA
- a CDS encoding acetate--CoA ligase family protein: protein MVAYDKAAVREVLDKARAEGRESLSAPEGKRLCDAYGIPTPGEGLAATADEAVTLAGEIGFPVVMKIVSPDILHKTEAGGVIVGVTDEAGARASYEKIIANAKAYKADADITGVQVQKLLSEGQEVIIGATTDDTFGKIVVFGLGGVLVEVLKDVTFRLAPLEQAEARAMVEDIKAVEILRGVRGADPVDLDALAEVVKRLSDLVTDFPEIRELDLNPVFAAKDSAIAADVRVLVETGEITEKHVYSDEDIIIAMNRLMKPRNIAVIGASAEDGKIGNSVMKNLVNGGYQGGIYPINPKADEILGRKAYKAVGDVPADVDVAVFAIPAKFVAGALEECGKKGIPAAVLIPSGFAETGNQELQDEVVEIARRHGIRLLGPNIYGYYYTPENLCATFCTPYDVKGGVALTSQSGGIGMAILGFSRTTKMGVSAIVGLGNKSDVDEDDLLTFFEQDENTQCVAMHLEDLKDGRAFVHAAQRITKKKPVVVLKAGRTSAGAKAASSHTGALAGDDKVYDDILRQAGVVRAPGLNEMLEYARGLPLLPTPKGENVVIITGAGGSGVLLSDACVDNGLSMMEIPPDLDEAFRKFIPPFGAAGNPIDITGGEPPSTYEATIRLGLEDPRIHALILGYWHTIVTPPMVFAEVTARVVNEARAKGIDKPVVASLAGDTEVERASEYLFDHRIVAYPYTTELPVAVLGAKYRWARSAGLIEQ from the coding sequence ATGGTGGCTTACGACAAGGCCGCGGTGCGCGAAGTCCTGGACAAAGCGCGCGCCGAGGGCCGCGAGTCGCTCAGCGCCCCCGAGGGCAAACGACTCTGCGACGCCTACGGCATCCCGACGCCCGGCGAGGGACTCGCGGCCACCGCCGACGAGGCGGTGACCCTGGCCGGTGAGATCGGCTTCCCGGTGGTGATGAAGATCGTCTCACCGGACATCCTGCACAAGACCGAGGCCGGCGGCGTCATCGTCGGCGTCACCGACGAAGCCGGCGCCCGCGCCTCCTACGAGAAGATCATCGCCAACGCCAAGGCGTACAAGGCCGACGCGGACATCACCGGCGTCCAGGTGCAGAAGCTGCTCTCCGAAGGGCAGGAGGTGATCATCGGCGCCACCACCGACGACACCTTCGGCAAGATCGTGGTCTTCGGCCTCGGCGGCGTGCTGGTGGAGGTCCTCAAGGACGTCACCTTCCGGCTGGCCCCCCTCGAACAGGCCGAGGCCCGCGCGATGGTGGAGGACATCAAGGCGGTGGAGATCCTGCGCGGGGTGCGTGGGGCCGACCCGGTGGACCTCGACGCGCTGGCCGAGGTGGTCAAACGGCTCTCCGACCTGGTCACCGACTTCCCGGAGATCCGCGAACTCGACCTCAACCCGGTCTTCGCGGCCAAGGACTCCGCGATCGCCGCGGACGTCCGGGTGCTGGTGGAGACCGGCGAGATCACCGAGAAGCACGTGTACTCCGACGAGGACATCATCATCGCGATGAACCGGCTGATGAAGCCGAGGAACATCGCGGTGATCGGCGCCTCCGCCGAGGACGGCAAGATCGGCAACTCGGTGATGAAGAACCTGGTCAACGGCGGCTACCAGGGCGGCATCTACCCGATCAACCCCAAGGCCGACGAGATCCTGGGCCGCAAGGCGTACAAGGCGGTCGGCGACGTGCCCGCCGACGTCGACGTGGCGGTGTTCGCCATCCCGGCCAAGTTCGTCGCCGGGGCACTGGAGGAATGCGGGAAGAAGGGCATCCCGGCCGCGGTGCTCATCCCGTCCGGGTTCGCCGAGACCGGCAACCAGGAACTCCAGGACGAGGTCGTGGAGATCGCCCGCAGGCACGGCATCCGGTTGCTGGGCCCCAACATCTACGGCTACTACTACACGCCGGAGAACCTCTGCGCGACCTTCTGCACGCCCTATGACGTCAAGGGCGGGGTGGCGCTGACCTCCCAGTCCGGCGGCATCGGAATGGCCATCCTCGGCTTCTCCCGCACCACCAAGATGGGTGTCTCGGCCATCGTCGGCCTCGGCAACAAGTCCGATGTGGACGAAGACGACCTGCTCACCTTCTTCGAGCAGGACGAGAACACCCAGTGCGTGGCCATGCACCTGGAGGACCTCAAGGACGGCAGGGCCTTCGTGCACGCCGCCCAGCGGATCACCAAGAAGAAGCCGGTGGTGGTGCTCAAGGCCGGGCGCACCTCCGCCGGGGCCAAGGCAGCCAGCTCGCACACGGGCGCGCTGGCCGGTGACGACAAGGTCTACGACGACATCCTGCGCCAGGCCGGGGTCGTGCGCGCCCCCGGCCTGAACGAGATGCTGGAATATGCCCGAGGGCTGCCGTTGCTGCCCACGCCCAAGGGCGAGAACGTCGTGATCATCACCGGCGCCGGTGGCTCCGGCGTGCTGCTGTCGGACGCCTGTGTCGACAATGGACTGTCCATGATGGAGATCCCACCCGACCTGGACGAGGCGTTCCGCAAGTTCATCCCGCCCTTCGGCGCGGCGGGCAACCCGATCGACATCACCGGCGGCGAACCGCCCTCCACCTACGAGGCCACCATCCGGCTCGGGCTGGAGGACCCGCGGATCCACGCGCTCATCCTCGGTTACTGGCACACCATCGTCACCCCGCCGATGGTCTTCGCCGAGGTGACCGCGCGAGTGGTCAACGAGGCGCGCGCGAAGGGCATCGACAAGCCGGTCGTGGCCTCGCTGGCCGGTGACACCGAGGTCGAGCGGGCTAGTGAATACCTGTTCGACCATCGTATTGTCGCCTATCCCTACACCACGGAGCTGCCGGTCGCGGTGCTGGGAGCCAAGTACCGCTGGGCACGATCAGCGGGACTGATCGAACAGTAA
- the sucC gene encoding ADP-forming succinate--CoA ligase subunit beta yields the protein MDLYEYQAKDLFAQHGVPVGPPQRVVEDPADARAAAAEWGSRVVVKAQVKTGGRGKAGGVKLAVDPEDAEVKAGAILGLDIKGHVVRRVLVTPASEIAEEYYVSFLLDRTRRTFLAMASVEGGMDIEEVAATNPAALAKVPVDALAGVDLAKAREIVAAATFPAEVAEEVAAVLVKLWNTFVAEDATLVEVNPLVRDPRGNILALDGKVTLDGNADFRHPGHGDLVDKAAENELEQRAKDKGLNYVKLDGQVGVIGNGAGLVMSTLDVVAYAGERHQGVKPANFLDIGGGASAQVMTDGLEIILGDPDVRSVFVNVFGGITACDAVANGIVAALEILGAEAAKPLVVRLDGNNVEEGRRILAEADHPLVTVVDTMDNAADKAAELAAAGV from the coding sequence GTGGATCTGTACGAGTACCAGGCGAAGGATCTCTTCGCACAGCACGGGGTCCCGGTGGGTCCGCCGCAGCGGGTCGTCGAGGATCCGGCCGACGCCCGCGCGGCGGCGGCCGAGTGGGGCAGCCGGGTGGTGGTCAAGGCGCAGGTGAAAACCGGCGGCCGTGGCAAGGCGGGCGGAGTGAAGCTCGCCGTCGACCCGGAGGACGCGGAAGTGAAGGCCGGAGCCATTCTGGGGCTGGACATCAAGGGGCACGTGGTGCGCCGGGTGCTGGTGACCCCCGCTTCGGAGATCGCCGAGGAGTACTACGTCTCCTTCTTGCTCGACCGGACCCGGCGCACGTTCCTGGCGATGGCCTCGGTCGAGGGCGGGATGGACATCGAGGAGGTCGCTGCCACCAATCCGGCGGCCCTCGCCAAGGTGCCCGTTGACGCCCTTGCCGGCGTCGACCTGGCCAAGGCCAGGGAGATCGTCGCGGCCGCGACGTTCCCCGCCGAGGTGGCCGAGGAGGTGGCCGCGGTGCTGGTGAAGCTGTGGAACACCTTTGTAGCCGAGGACGCCACCCTGGTGGAGGTCAACCCACTGGTCCGTGACCCGCGGGGCAACATTCTCGCCCTCGACGGCAAGGTGACGCTGGACGGGAACGCCGATTTCCGGCATCCCGGGCACGGCGACCTGGTGGACAAGGCCGCGGAGAACGAGCTGGAGCAGCGGGCCAAGGACAAGGGCCTCAACTACGTCAAGTTGGACGGCCAGGTCGGTGTGATCGGCAACGGCGCGGGCTTGGTGATGTCCACATTGGACGTGGTGGCCTACGCGGGCGAACGGCACCAGGGCGTGAAACCGGCCAACTTCCTCGACATCGGCGGCGGCGCCTCCGCCCAGGTGATGACCGACGGCCTGGAGATCATCCTGGGCGACCCGGACGTGCGCTCGGTCTTCGTCAACGTCTTCGGTGGCATCACCGCCTGCGACGCGGTGGCCAACGGCATCGTGGCCGCACTGGAGATCCTGGGCGCGGAGGCGGCGAAACCGTTGGTGGTGCGCCTGGACGGCAACAACGTCGAGGAAGGCCGCCGGATCCTGGCCGAGGCGGACCACCCGCTGGTGACCGTGGTGGACACGATGGACAACGCGGCCGACAAGGCCGCCGAACTGGCAGCCGCGGGGGTATGA